The Ignavibacteriota bacterium genome contains the following window.
CAGATGTATTTCCTGCCGGTGGCGGGCATTCGGAAAATACTGAGTACAAGAATTTCGGAACATTCGGGCAGCCTTCTGCCGGTTCGTCCGCTAATTCATCATACAAGAATAAAGAAGGTTTTCTGAATTCCGGCGATGAAGTGATTCCCATGGTTTCGACAAGTAATGTATTCAATATCAATCTTGATTTAGCCACATCAGGTGGTGAAATTCTTGATAACGGCGGAGCTGAAATCATCTCAAGCGGTATAATCTACTCGCAAACTGCAAATGCAGAAATTGGAGATTTAGGTGTTACGGTTGTTTATACTGATCCAATGATTGAAGATGGTACATTTACACTAACAATGTCCGGCTTAGTTAATGGTGAAACCTATTACGTAAGAGCATTTGCAGAAAACGAAGTCGGTTACGGCTATGGCGACGATGTTTCCTTCGTCTCAGTTCCTACACTCGGAGAATGGGGAATGATTACTCTCGCTT
Protein-coding sequences here:
- a CDS encoding IPTL-CTERM sorting domain-containing protein; amino-acid sequence: MKNDKYYLVLILILLPLALFSQTKKADVFPAGGGHSENTEYKNFGTFGQPSAGSSANSSYKNKEGFLNSGDEVIPMVSTSNVFNINLDLATSGGEILDNGGAEIISSGIIYSQTANAEIGDLGVTVVYTDPMIEDGTFTLTMSGLVNGETYYVRAFAENEVGYGYGDDVSFVSVPTLGEWGMITLASLLAGFGGWFVWRRVV